The following DNA comes from Cucumis sativus cultivar 9930 chromosome 7, Cucumber_9930_V3, whole genome shotgun sequence.
cATATTCTATAAGGACTTATGGGTCAAGAACCGATTACCCCACATATTCCCAAAACCTCTTTAAGTTGGCCTTAGCTTAGCCTTCATGGACTTATAGTAGCGATGTTATTCTCTTTTTTGGAATTGTAgtatcaatttttttgggttctcatctttttttcccatttcCTTGGTTGCTCTTACAAGTTGAATCTGATAAAACATGATTTGGACagaaaatttatgttattcTCATCACTATTTCTTGCAGAGCTTTTTGTAATCCTGCTGATGTTGAGGCATTTACTGAAGAAAAGAAGCAATCTCTTTTGGTTAAACGTCAAGGAAAGGGAGCTGATTTTGTTCGTGCTGTACAGGAGATCATTGATTGTCACGAGAAGTTAAAAGAATGtgataataatgatgatattATCTCATCTGATGATTTAGCTCGAGTAAATGGGGGCAGTGTTGTAGACTCGTCTGCCAATGTGGGATCAAAAGATGAAACAGAAGCTCCTGTAGCAAATAATAACAATCTGCAGTCAAATAATTCACTTTCTTCTAGAGACACGAGTGAACCAGCTCttcctttaaaatttgttttggcTAGTGCACAAGGTAATTCTTTGCTTGATAGCGAGGCTCGACGGGATCAATCTACTGATGCCGATGCTTCTGAGCAACCCTTTCCTGCTTGTACCTCCTCAAGGAAAAGGTCTGGAGGATCAAGATTAAAAAGCTCTGTCACAAAGAGAAATGTATCTGTTCAAAGGTCTAGAAGCTCATCTAGGGTGGAGTCACGCAGGTTACAACACTTGGCAATCCCATTTAGTAGTGGAGACATAGTGGCCAATAACATTCCTGAAGAGTTATTGAGACGGAATAAGCGAAACAGAAAATCACCTGATGGATCTGACTGTGACGATGCAACTTCGGAAgctttaatttcaaatgttaGCATTGAAGACAATGCTTCTGAGATTGTTACAGCTGACTCTGATACATATAGCCTTAACGAATGCAGCACTATTGATTCTGGGTGTAAATTTGAACACTCTGAGACTGCTGTGGAGTGTTTGGAGAGAGATGTGGAGTTTGGCAAAGGACTTGATCTTCACATCAAGGCTGTTGTCatcaagaagaaaaggaagccAATGAGAAAACGAGTGATCAATGATGCATCTGAGGATAATGGAGTTGCTCAAGACAAGGAGGAGATTTTAGAAGCTGTCGTGGATAACTCTAATCAATGTTTACAAAATGGTTGTGAAAATAAGACAGAAAAATGTTCCAAAGAAAATGGTGATGAACATCTTCCATTAGTGAAACGAGCAAGAGTTCGGATGAGCGAAGTATCATCTACAGAAGACTGTAAAAGACATTCAGATTCAGAAGAACAGAATAAAAAAGCAGTACCTATCAATCTTTCTGGAAAAGTCGGCAGTGATTCAAACTCTGCTGATGTTAGTAATGATAGAGTCTTGGATACAGCAAACGGTGTTCCCAATCACATATCACCTTCTAAGGCTTGCACTCAATTCTCTGCAAATTGGTCTCAGCTTTGTAATTATAAGAAAGACCAATCGTTTTGTTGCTCAGTTGATGGCGAATCTGTTTTACCACCATCAAAACGACTCCACCGTGCTTTGGAGGCCATGTCAGCTAATGTGGCTGAAGAAGATCAGGCTGCTGCTGAAACTGCTGTATCAACACGAACTTCTACAAATGGATGCCCCATAACTTCTACATGTAGTTCGTCACATTTCCAAATAGAAATCAAAGATGGCAATTGCTTAGGTCTACAGGATAGAACTTTTCATGGTGATCCCTCTGAATTGAAAGATGAGCTATTCTCTACCAGTGTGAATCAAACGATCACtgaggaaaatggaaaaacacCTCTTAAAGTAGACTTTGATCATCAAGCAGATCAAAATTCACAGAATCAACAGCATGATTTCAAGGATGATGTTATATTGGAACGTGGAGGAAAGCATATTGTTGTTGCAGATCATATTGATTCACAATTAGGTTGTCATTCAGATAGAACGGTAGTTCATATGGATAGTGTGAAAAAGGAGTCTCCTGGAGAATTGGCTGATATTAGATCTAATTGTGGTGAAATGGATCAGTTACTTCCTTTGGAAGACGAAAGCAACATCAATATTACTGGTCCACATATTGTTGTATCTGCAAATCCTGATGAAGATCTGGAATGTTCAGAGAACAGCAGGATGGGCTGTGAACTTATTGCTGGTTCCCATGATATTGGTAAGCTTTCCCATCAGAATGGATCTGATGAAGTGACGTGTTGTGCAGATGGCATCATGATTGCTACGTCCCCAAAGCCTGCACTTGCTGAAAATTGTGAAGAGAACATGTAAgcttaattatatgttttatatttccTTGTTTTGCAggaattttactataattaatCTTGAAATTCACAATCTATGCCTCTTTGCTATACCTATGAATTGCTTTGATTTTTCATGCTTCTTCCCCCTTACTGTCTCTGgtttaaagattaaaagacattttaaatttctccCGTACCCATTCCTGTCGAAGTTTTCTTCGtcatataacaattttttgtgTGTATGTTGAGCATGTATAAGATGTAGAGGATGCAAATTTCTTAGATATATACTAGCCAATATATCTGAAAGAAAGACGATGTTGATTATATGGTTCTTTCTTTGATCTTCCCAAGAACTTCTTTTACTTTACGGAGGGTATATAGGGGGAAAATTTGGTATTTGGATATTATTTGCATGAATGATTTGGCCAATCATGAATGATTGGTTATGAAACCATGTAAATGAGAATTTTACTTAATAAATCCTCACGAgatactaaaaaaattcattaatttcTATTATGAAATGTTCATGACAGGTTTGTCTTCATTCATTTGTTGTgtttatccaaaaaaatccaaagatttagttttatatttcttcACATAAAGTCCTTTCCGGTAGTAGATTGAAAAACTTTTCAttcgtttttaaatttggggCGTATGTTTAATTTGCAGCACTTTTGTTCATTGCAACCTCTTCTGGACCATTTTTAATGACTTTCTAGTTGGTCTTATGTCAGACATATACTGCTGATTCTGATGTAAATCTGAGATTCATCATTTTTAGATATGGAGGAAAgtcaaatattaaaacaagAGTTTTTTAGTGACTGTTTGGTCAAACAACTTagttttcaatatatatacataaattaaattggatGATTCCTCTGCCCGGTCTTTTCTGAATACTTGTTTTATTCTTCTGTCCCAGGCTTGATGTGAAAGAGGTGAATGGTAGATCCCCCTTTTCTTGTGAGCATGTTATTCAGAAAGATGTGTCAGAAGTACGGTCCAGTCTGTCTGTTGCAGGCACAGACAATTCTCTTACAATGGATTCAGTTGATCCTGTTTCTATTTCAGATAGGCGTAGTCTTCTacaaaataatagttataGTCCTAATTATCATAAGAGAAGTTTGGGTACCCTTTCGGAGGAAGTTAAACTGGAATCTCCGGTGTCTCTAAAATTAAAACCCAAGGATGTTGAAGCGCGTGCTGCTCTTTCATCCTTTGAAGCCATGCTTGGGAACTTGACTAGGACAAAAGATAGCATTGGTCGAGCAACACGTGTAGCTATTGAATGTGCAAAGTTTGGTTTTGGCCCTAAGGTAATATAGTTTCTTTTCTGAATATTGTTGCTTTACTAgttgtttccttttcattatTGATTGTAATTGGCAAGGGATAGGGTTTATCTGACTACCAAGAGAGTTGCTGCTGTGAAaaattctttgatttctttccaTTCATATTTCTGATAAGATAGCTTTACCTACGCACATCCATAGAATATTTGCCTTAGGTT
Coding sequences within:
- the LOC101206915 gene encoding protein HUA2-LIKE 2 isoform X2, with amino-acid sequence MAPSRRKGAGKAAMAAASRRQWKVGDLVLAKVKGFPAWPATVSEPEKWGYSTDWKKVLVYFFGTQQIAFCNPADVEAFTEEKKQSLLVKRQGKGADFVRAVQEIIDCHEKLKECDNNDDIISSDDLARVNGGSVVDSSANVGSKDETEAPVANNNNLQSNNSLSSRDTSEPALPLKFVLASAQGNSLLDSEARRDQSTDADASEQPFPACTSSRKRSGGSRLKSSVTKRNVSVQRSRSSSRVESRRLQHLAIPFSSGDIVANNIPEELLRRNKRNRKSPDGSDCDDATSEALISNVSIEDNASEIVTADSDTYSLNECSTIDSGCKFEHSETAVECLERDVEFGKGLDLHIKAVVIKKKRKPMRKRVINDASEDNGVAQDKEEILEAVVDNSNQCLQNGCENKTEKCSKENGDEHLPLVKRARVRMSEVSSTEDCKRHSDSEEQNKKAVPINLSGKVGSDSNSADVSNDRVLDTANGVPNHISPSKACTQFSANWSQLCNYKKDQSFCCSVDGESVLPPSKRLHRALEAMSANVAEEDQAAAETAVSTRTSTNGCPITSTCSSSHFQIEIKDGNCLGLQDRTFHGDPSELKDELFSTSVNQTITEENGKTPLKVDFDHQADQNSQNQQHDFKDDVILERGGKHIVVADHIDSQLGCHSDRTVVHMDSVKKESPGELADIRSNCGEMDQLLPLEDESNINITGPHIVVSANPDEDLECSENSRMGCELIAGSHDIGKLSHQNGSDEVTCCADGIMIATSPKPALAENCEENMLDVKEVNGRSPFSCEHVIQKDVSEVRSSLSVAGTDNSLTMDSVDPVSISDRRSLLQNNSYSPNYHKRSLGTLSEEVKLESPVSLKLKPKDVEARAALSSFEAMLGNLTRTKDSIGRATRVAIECAKFGFGPKVVEVLTRTLDTESSLHKKLDLFFLIDSITQSSQNLKGNVADIYPPAIQLVLSRLLAAVAPPGSNAQENRKQCIKVLRLWSQRGVLPEPVVRHHMRELESLSGSSSVGAYSRRSSRTERSLDDPLREMEGMLVDEYGSNSSFQIPGFSMPRMLKDEDEGSDSDGGSFEAVTPEHTSQACEEFESVPIMEKRRHILEDVDGELEMEDVAPPCEVEISSSNPVVVNAVEAVDNKFEQHFPPPMAPPLPQDVPPSCPPLPSSPPPQPPPLPPSFSRNDSCVSDFELDRSYMETNSVQDNLMQPVAQSSNGSGTTQRTADTVHYPASSNASGITQRSSDAGQYPASERRDLQMQMLESTSRSYSNMPGRVLNNGQRDDSTALHNKGYPLRPPHPPPPQDHFTYVHGDHRMKPRWEDPPASYSSRFRYADDPDGECFYNDHERMRHYSYEPHDNWRVPRPFYGSRYHDRGRTSYGPVSCGGTPCEPTSHSQRWRFPSRDINSRNSMPYRQPYEGPVRVSNRGNPSKSKKMGSSQSVTEKSIHEFTVKDFRGKDVNLNVYKGKVLLVVNVASKCGLTDSNYKQLTDLYNRYKDQDFEILAFPCNQFLKQEPGTSEDAQEFACTRYKAEYPIFQKVRVNGPDAVPVYKFLKATSNGFIGSRIKWNFTKFLIDKEGVVINRYGPTTNPLAIEVDIKKALGIASVTADL
- the LOC101206915 gene encoding protein HUA2-LIKE 2 isoform X1; amino-acid sequence: MAPSRRKGAGKAAMAAASRRQWKVGDLVLAKVKGFPAWPATVSEPEKWGYSTDWKKVLVYFFGTQQIAFCNPADVEAFTEEKKQSLLVKRQGKGADFVRAVQEIIDCHEKLKECDNNDDIISSDDLARVNGGSVVDSSANVGSKDETEAPVANNNNLQSNNSLSSRDTSEPALPLKFVLASAQGNSLLDSEARRDQSTDADASEQPFPACTSSRKRSGGSRLKSSVTKRNVSVQRSRSSSRVESRRLQHLAIPFSSGDIVANNIPEELLRRNKRNRKSPDGSDCDDATSEALISNVSIEDNASEIVTADSDTYSLNECSTIDSGCKFEHSETAVECLERDVEFGKGLDLHIKAVVIKKKRKPMRKRVINDASEDNGVAQDKEEILEAVVDNSNQCLQNGCENKTEKCSKENGDEHLPLVKRARVRMSEVSSTEDCKRHSDSEEQNKKAVPINLSGKVGSDSNSADVSNDRVLDTANGVPNHISPSKACTQFSANWSQLCNYKKDQSFCCSVDGESVLPPSKRLHRALEAMSANVAEEDQAAAETAVSTRTSTNGCPITSTCSSSHFQIEIKDGNCLGLQDRTFHGDPSELKDELFSTSVNQTITEENGKTPLKVDFDHQADQNSQNQQHDFKDDVILERGGKHIVVADHIDSQLGCHSDRTVVHMDSVKKESPGELADIRSNCGEMDQLLPLEDESNINITGPHIVVSANPDEDLECSENSRMGCELIAGSHDIGKLSHQNGSDEVTCCADGIMIATSPKPALAENCEENMLDVKEVNGRSPFSCEHVIQKDVSEVRSSLSVAGTDNSLTMDSVDPVSISDRRSLLQNNSYSPNYHKRSLGTLSEEVKLESPVSLKLKPKDVEARAALSSFEAMLGNLTRTKDSIGRATRVAIECAKFGFGPKVVEVLTRTLDTESSLHKKLDLFFLIDSITQSSQNLKGNVADIYPPAIQLVLSRLLAAVAPPGSNAQENRKQCIKVLRLWSQRGVLPEPVVRHHMRELESLSGSSSVGAYSRRSSRTERSLDDPLREMEGMLVDEYGSNSSFQIPGFSMPRMLKDEDEGSDSDGGSFEAVTPEHTSQACEEFESVPIMEKRRHILEDVDGELEMEDVAPPCEVEISSSNPVVVNAVEAVDNKFEQHFPPPMAPPLPQDVPPSCPPLPSSPPPQPPPLPPSFSRNDSCVSDFELDRSYMETNSVQDNLMQPVAQSSNGSGTTQRTADTVHYPASSNASGITQRSSDAGQYPASERRDLQMQMLESTSRSYSNMPGRVLNNGQRDDSTALHNKGYPLRPPHPPPPQDHFTYVHGDHRMKPRWEDPPASYSSRFRYADDPDGECFYNDHERMRHYSYEPHDNWRVPRPFYGSRYHDRGRTSYGPVSCGGTPCEPTSHSQRWRFPSRDINSRNSMPYRQPYEGPVRVSNRGPSFWRPR